TCGCCTGACCCCATGAGAGCCTCGCTGGCCTCGTCCTCTGCATTCCTGCGCCTGCCGTGGGGTGTGACTGCATGTGGGGTGCGCAGGCACATGTGAGGACATCTCTGTGTGGGCAGGATCCTGTCCAGGCCCTCACCACGCCTGCTCCCTCAGTGGGCACGTTCCTGCCCTACGTGGGCTGGGCTTTTGCTCCTCGAGCTGAAGGGAGCTGGTCTGACCCTCCCCAGGCCAGGTGAACCCCTTCTCTACCCCTTCTTTCCCCGTCTTGGGGAAGGCAGCCTGTGCCAGCTGTGTGAGGCCTGGGGCAGGAGGGGTCTCAGCCTCAGGGCAGGGGTCTGTGCAGGGAGCCACCCTCTACCTGGTGGTGTGTCTGTGCAGGAGGTGACAGGGTCTCTGGGTGGGCCTGGGAGACAGCTGGGCCCAGAGTGCAGGAGAGGCCTGCATCTGCAGGACCCTGAACTTCTGAGCAGAATCACAAAAAGCAAGGTCCAGGAGAGGCCATGGCGCAGTGGTGCAGCGGTGAGCTGCAGCCTTGGGTTTAGGGCCCATGCGGGAGTGTAAGTGCAGGAGGCCAGGCTCCCCCAGGGCCTGAGGCTGGCCAGACACCCTTCACATAGGCTGCTGCGCTGCCCCAGGGTCAACACCACTGACTCCTGGCTCTCCTGGACGCTGGATGTCCAGGCCCTGACTTATCATTCGGGGAAGGAGCTTATGGGCCACAGACAGGCACAAGGAGGACCCCCGTCACCCTGGGCTGACGTCCGAGCTGGCTGCACACCTCCCACAGGGGGAGACCGTCGGAAGCTGGCCAGGAAGTGGGGGTTGGAAGATAGAAGAGGCAAGGGCCAAGACCGCCCTGCCCCGGGCTGGCCACGGGGCAGTGGTGTGGGGTGAGCCACCCTCAGGCTGGCAGGCGCAGACAGAGGCACCTGTGGACAGTGTCTACACCACAAACTCCTGCAAGGACGCGCCCTCCCTGAGCAGGTCCAGGGAGAGACAGTTCATGGACCTCTTGCCACAGAGGGCAGCCCTGGCCTCCTGGGGCACCAGCAGCCCTGCCAGGGAGCAGCTGAAGGCACAGGTGTGAGAGGCAGGTGCAGGGCGAGGGGCTGGCTGGAGCTGATGTGTGTGGTCCAGGCTGCGGCTGTGCAGGGCCTCCCTGCCGCTGGGCTCCGGCTCCCGGACCTGCAGGGAGAAGCCACCCATGGCTCTTTACTCAGCAGCGGGCGCCAGGCCAGCTGCTGTCACAAGCCTGTGCTACCTGCTGGGTGTGCTCTGCCTCTGGCAGGAGGACTGGACCCCTGCAGGGCTCCCACTGCCTGGCTTGGCCTGAGGCCCACCTGCCCCCGCCCAGGGTGCTCTGCTCCAGGCCCTCGAGGCCCCTGACTCCAGCAGCAGCAGTTCTGCTTCAACCCTGCtgcgcctccccaccccaccacccTCCGCCGCCAGGTCCTCTGCTACCATCACACAGCCCCTGGCTGGCCTCTGCTGCGGCAATCAGGGGTGTGGGCCCAACCGAGGGCTGTCCCACAGAGATCCCACTCGTGGCAGAGGGGGATGGAGGGAAGAATGCGGACAGTCACATTGATGGCCACCTGTGGGCCACACATGGGTCACATGCAGGCCACACTGCCCAACCTGGACCTAGGGGGCCCTACCTTGTGTAGGACCTCGGTGCTCTGGCCTCTGGTCCTGGCCAGCGGGACCTGCACCACTGTGAAGGGCCCCgagcaggaggctgaggaggaggaaggggcctGAGCGGGGGTTGGCAGGGCCCGTCCTGCACCTGCAGCTGGGCTGCAGCTGCCCGCCCCAGTGCTGTGTCCTGGAGCCCCGACTCCTCGTGGCCCGCAGGCGAGGTGGTCTGTGACCTCACACAGTGTCCACTGCGAGGTGGTCCTGTGTGTCCCAGAGAGCCCAGGGCATCGGGTTCCACCTGACACAGGACCCCTCTCCTTGCCCACCTGGCTCCATCAGGGGAGGAAGGTGAGCTGCCCCAGGAGGCCCAGGTCCTCCCCACAGAGCTGGGGCCACAGCCTGCCCAGCGCAGTTCTGTGTTGAGGCTGGGGAGAAGCCAGGCCTGGGTCGTGGTGGCCACTTTTCCCCAGTAGCCCTCCCTGTCCTGTGGCTGAGACACCTTGTCTGCTCCAATGTCAGACAGAACAGACTTCTCCAGGCCAGCGGGGTGCTGTGGTCATTTCTACTGGGTCTAGACCAAAACTTGGTCCAGACATCAGAGGTGAAGGCCAGCAGTGGACACTGGTTAGTGACAGATCTGCCAACCCTGGGCAACCCCAGATGACTCTGGCTGGCCTTAGGTGACACCAGGTGGACCTGGGTGGTACATTCGGGCATGTTCCCAGAGAGGCACTGTGACACGCAGCCTGGCCTCTCCCAGCAGTCTGGCACTTGGGGCAGGCCAGGCTCTTTGCTACCTCATTCTTCTCCGCCCACCTTTGCTGCCCCCGCTGTCCCTGAAGCTGATGGACGGCATCTTCCTGCAGAGGCCCTCAGCCTCTACGGGCTCATCCACAGACACCTCCCCAGATTCTGCATGCTGAGAGTCGGCCTCTGTGCCCAGTGTGTGGGCACTGCCGTGGCTGTCAGCAGAGCTGAGCGAGAGGCGGTGGTGGTGGTGCGGGCCAGTGTCCCTCTTGTGCCTGCTGGCCAACTCTGGGTCCAGTTCCAGCGGGTCGCTGATGTAGGCCTCCTGGTAGTGCTTCTTCTCTGCAGGGCGTGGGGGACAGATGTAGAGCTGGGTTTGGAGGAAGGCCtggccccagggacatggcccatAAGGCTTTTCCTGGGGCTTCCTCGCTGTCTCAGGCTACAGGCTCATCCTGAGCATCCCTGATGTCACGGCCACCCAGGACAGGGCTGGGTGGGAGAGAACAGACTGTCAGCCTGTTCTGAGGGCAGGTGTTCCCTAGGGCTGCCTCATTACACAGGGACAAACACATCTGTGCAAGCTCACCCCCCTATGCAGTCACACATGTGCTCACACACGTGCTCACACACACGCCCACCCGTGCTCTGTGACTGCAGTGTGCACACGTGGCTGTCTCCCGGTGCTCTCTAAGGACACAGTGAGAACAGCCCCCAGGTGAAGACTGGGAGAGTGAGACCAGGCCTGGCACAGCACTGCAGCCAGGTCTTCACGTGGCCTTGATTCTGCACAAGGGACGATGTGAGGAGTCGGAAAGGGGCTTCCGGAGCCCGGACAGAGCTGAGCAGCGCTCACCTTGACTGCACCCCGCCCCCATCTCTAGGCTTCTGCTCAGGTCACCACTACACTTCACCCAGAGCGCCTGGGGGACAGGAGCTGAAAGGCCACTGTCCATTACGGGAGAACCCTTTTGCTGAGCCCAGAGTGGGTGGCCCAGGTCCTGGGCAAGTTCTAGGGACAATCCGCTTCATCTCCACCCCTCAGAGGGGGTGAGCAGCTATCTGCTAGGTGCCCAGACCCCGGCGGGGAGGTGCCTACCTTCAGCCTCATCCAGCAGCTGCAGCCGCTGCAGCAGGGGCTTCACACTGAGGTAGAACTGGTGGCTGGAGCGGAGCAGCCGGAGCAGGTGCCGGGAGCGCCAGGGAAAACCCGTGTAGAAAACCAGGTTCCGGGATGGGGGCAGCCCAGCGGGCTGGATCTCCAGCTTCTTTCCCTGAGTAGACAGAAGGGACAATAGATGTGGCTTCATACGTTGAAAAACCCTTCCAGCAATAGGAAAGACATCACATGGCCCTCTAACTAACTGGGCGATGGCCAAGGTCCCCTTTAAAGATTTGACTTCCGTGAGCAAACGGATCTCTTGGTCACTGTGATCAGGAGGCTGTCTGACCTTAGCCATGAGAAGGCAGCCCTCTATGCAGACCCCTGCCTTGGCTGGGTGAGGGTGCAAGTGTCCAGGGTGGGACCTAAAGGGCTGAGTCTCCCTGTCCATTCTACCCAGTGGCCCTCACTCTCAGTCACAGGGGCCCAGGGTGACAGCTCTGGAGCCGGATGAGAGGGGCACAGATGTGCCTCTAGGACCCACTCGGGAGCCAGGAGTCACATGGAATGAGAAGGGCATCAGGACCTCCCTTCACATCTCGGCCACTCGCCCCGTCCCGGCAGGGCCATGCCAGCAAAGCTGCGAGGGTGAGCATGTCCAGAGCCTCCGGGGCTGATGGGAGCCAGGAGGAAGGGAGCCTGCACGAGCCCCGAAGGACGGAGCTGCATCTGCCCCGGGGCTCTAGAGTGTTGAGGGCCCTTGCAGACACCCACCAGAAAGGCCAGCTTCCTGATGCAGGGCCAGGGCAAGTCATGCAGCAGCTGCGGAGCGTGGCTCACCTCCTGCAAGACAGAGGCACTGTGTCCAGGAGGGCGGCCAGGGCGAGTCTCAGGGAGGGGGCGAGTCCCTCTCTCACCTGATAGATATGCATTCCCTTGAGGGTGAgtcccaggaggaaggtggggtgcTCAGGCTTCTTATCCTGAAAGGTGCAAGAGGTGGAGGCCCTGGGCCTGGGGTGGCCAGAGACCACCATGCCCCACCCAGCTCTGTCCTGGACCCTCCCCTGGCCCTTTGTGTGCTGGAGCTGTCCCTGCCAATTGCCCAGGCACTCCCTCAGTCTCCATTCCCCAAACGTGTCTGAACCCCTTAACCTGCCCCAAGAAACCTCCACCCAGTCCTCTCCGCAAAGACTGAGCGCTGTGTCACCTGTGTGCCTGGCCGGGTGGACACAGAGTCCAGGCCCGAGGCCCCAGCACTAGACCCAAGTCAGAACAACCGTGGCCGAGCCAGCAGGCTCGGGTCCCCAGTCCCTCGGGGTCCGCTGGAGCCCTGCGGAAGCGCTGCACACCACCTCTGGACAGCCACCAGGGAACACATTCCCTCCCTCACCACACCAGCCTGTCCTGAGGACCTCCGTCCCCAGGATGGTTGGTCACACCGTCACCTGTGGGGACTTGGTCCAGCTCTGCTCTGGGATCCAGGTTACAGTGTCCTCTGCAGGGGACTCTGCCTGCCCTGTCCTAGGGTCCCAGCACGCTGTCAGCACGGGGGCTCTGTCCCTCCCCTGTCCTGGGCCCCAGCGCTCTGGGCTCAACCTTGTACAGCTGAAGAAGTGGACAGGCACGTCCTCGAGCTGACAGGCGTCCCTGAGGAACCTCAGCACAGCTGCCTGGGGGCTCAGCTCCTGCTGCTCGCGGTGCACGGTGGGCACGTGCCGGAGGATATAGTCGACACCCCTCTTGGCAATGACCTGAGGACGGGCCCAGGTCAGCTccaccctccttccctccctcccctgagTTGGCCTCCTTCTTGGGAAGCCTCCCAGCCTCCTGCCATTGCAGGGGACCTCCCCAGCTGCAGCTGTCCAGCGGGAGGACTGGGCCTGCTGTCCAAGCTGGGGACACAGAGATGAGTGTGTGGAGTTCCCCAAAGCACCCAAGGAAAGCCCCTCTCTTTCTGGGCCCCCAGTGCCCACCACAGAGACCCAGAAACAAGCTGATTCCAGGTGGCAGTGTGCGCCCAACAAGCCACGACTCCCCGTACGGctcccagcagcccaggaggaGGCTACGTCTGTGCACGGGGTGAAACCTGAGGGACGTGCATCTGAGGAGGGCCAGCCATGTCCAGAGGGACGGGGTACCTGGAGGACTGGACCCAGCCCTGGGCACAGTGACCAATGTGCAGAGCGGACAGTTTCCAGCTGCTTGGGGCGGACAAGGAACAAGGAGACGCCCACAGGGAGGGAAACTAGGACTCTGCCCAGGGCAGGGGCCACTGTCCCTGGAGGGACAACCCAGTGCTCAGTGCCCCcacgaagccaggcacagtgcccGGGGCTGGGAACACAAGGTGGACTCCTCTGCTCCCTGACCCCCGCCTCCCAGGGCACTGAAGGGCTGAAGCACGGACGTGAGTGGCCCCTAAAGGGCCCTGGGATACCTGGAGAGAAGGGGCAGGTGGGCTGTTCTTCACAGCTGGGCAGGTTCAGAGGCTCAGAGGAGGAGAGCCCCTGGCTCCAGGTCGCACAGCTGGCCAAGTGTGAGCAGGAGCACCGGAGTCAGCCCTGGGCACTGGTCCACGCGGCCACACGCCTGCCTTGGGCTCCCCCAGGTTCCccccccctcccagctctgcagcCTCCCCTCTGCATGGACCCCGTAGAGTCCTGTTGGGGACAGTGTCAGTGACCCCCCAGGAGGGTGCCAAGGGGTCCTTACCCACTGTGGGAAATAGGCCTGCGGCTCGAAGTACCGCCCGACGTGCGGCGGCTTGCGGTGGCTGCCCAGGTCGGCCTGCAGCGCGAGGGCGGCCAGCAGGAAGTAGGCCTCCTCCCTGTGTGCGCACTGGGACCGCAGCACCCGCTCCTTCAGGCTGCAGTAGTACAGGTGCCGGGCCACCTGGTCGCTGGAAGGCAGCAGAGCTGGGTGGGGTCCAGTGGCTGGACCTGGGTGGGGTCTGCACAGCCGCCCGCCCCAGCCTGGTCCAGGGCACCCAGCCTCCCCTGTTCACAGCCTGATCTGACCCAGGGCAGTGCCGGGCGCACCCTTCTCCGTGAGCAGAGAGCTGCTGCCCCCAGCGGGGCCCAGCCAGGCCTGGCTGCAGCCTTCAGCAGCCTGGACCCCGGAGGGAAGGGCCTGCCCAAGGGCTCAGGCACAGCGGCACTGAAGCCGGTTCCCTGAGCCCACTGCCCAATGCCGTCAGCCACACACAGCTCCAGGACAAGGCGGGCTGCCCAGGGGGCCTCCCCTAGGTCTTCTAATACAGTTGGGCACTGCCCTCAGCCCACCTCCCGGTTCCCCAGAACCtgcaccctcccctccccctctgggATCAGCGACCACCTGCCTTCTCAGGGTCCCCAGCCCTCTCTCTGTCTTGCTGAACATCAGGGTTCCTGGTTGTCCTGCCAGCTCCGAGGTGGCCATCTGAGGGAGGCCACCGCCCCTGTCCCGGGAACCCCTCCTGCCACGTCTGCACAGATGCTTCAGGTAAAGGCCCAGTCAGGCCCCACACTGCACCAACATGGCTGTTCTGAGGCACAGGCAGATGGCTTGGCTCCTGGACTTGGATGTCCTTCCAGGCAAGGTCCTGGACACCAGGAGCAGTTACCTCATGACCCTCCCATGCTCCACGTAGTACTGCACTCTGAGGGAGGTGACGAAGGGCGCGCGGGGCCTCCAGCCTCCCTGTTGGGAGAGGGTGAGGAAGAGCGGGCCTGGGGCACCTCCCGGCGCCCGGCCTTCGTCAGGATCTTAGGAGCCGCGACACTCCGTATTTCATCCTACTTTTACGGGGAGAAGGGCCGAGTGGGGTGTGGCACCGAGGACGTGGGGACAGCAGTGTGCCTGCCAGACAAGCCCAGATGAGGCGGGGGCCCCAGCAGGGAGCCGCAGGCCCACACGGGCTCAGCCTGGCCTGCAGCCCACTTACTTGAGTTCCTCTCTTCCAGTCCTCTGAGAAGTACTTGCTGAGCCTGagctccaagtccatgaacacgtGCTCATTGTCTAGAAAGGA
This region of Callospermophilus lateralis isolate mCalLat2 chromosome 6, mCalLat2.hap1, whole genome shotgun sequence genomic DNA includes:
- the LOC143401728 gene encoding FERM domain-containing protein 1-like, with the translated sequence MQVTSSDNEHVFMDLELRLSKYFSEDWKRGTQGGWRPRAPFVTSLRVQYYVEHGRVMSDQVARHLYYCSLKERVLRSQCAHREEAYFLLAALALQADLGSHRKPPHVGRYFEPQAYFPQWVIAKRGVDYILRHVPTVHREQQELSPQAAVLRFLRDACQLEDVPVHFFSCTRLSPERWGPGQGRDRAPVLTACWDPRTGQAESPAEDTVTWIPEQSWTKSPQDKKPEHPTFLLGLTLKGMHIYQEVSHAPQLLHDLPWPCIRKLAFLGKKLEIQPAGLPPSRNLVFYTGFPWRSRHLLRLLRSSHQFYLSVKPLLQRLQLLDEAEEKKHYQEAYISDPLELDPELASRHKRDTGPHHHHRLSLSSADSHGSAHTLGTEADSQHAESGEVSVDEPVEAEGLCRKMPSISFRDSGGSKGGRRRMRTTSQWTLCEVTDHLACGPRGVGAPGHSTGAGSCSPAAGAGRALPTPAQAPSSSSASCSGPFTVVQVPLARTRGQSTEVLHKVAINVTVRILPSIPLCHEWDLCGTALGWAHTPDCRSRGQPGAV